The Bicyclus anynana chromosome 3, ilBicAnyn1.1, whole genome shotgun sequence genome has a window encoding:
- the LOC112049348 gene encoding sodium/potassium-transporting ATPase subunit beta-2-like, whose product MGLEKRTIKIILIVTVSVLVVGGIIGLILGLLLPYRYVELEVWPRADVYNYEQPLIQFRAADPGSWQPWFDKINNFLRAYETTVPEDPPRAPCSTQRHDQRLTSPNCEGSLRAWHPCTADKFYGYNLGKPCVFLRLNHIHYWVPEPYNMSMRMSLPDDMPDNIKRAMQILANEQRNQNIMRLPSALHGDYVWVSCNGEFSSDMENIGPIQYIPAHSPPGFPINRLHTADRIPRAARALPDQIPAPLVAVYFENPHRGVVINVECRIWTRDIVYDRSSRVGRARFEILVE is encoded by the exons ATGGGGTTGGAAAAACGGACTATAAAGATCATTCTGATTGTGACTGTATCGGTTCTAGTGGTTG GAGGAATCATCGGCCTGATACTTGGCCTGTTGCTGCCGTACCGTTATGTGG AGCTGGAAGTATGGCCGAGGGCGGACGTTTACAACTACGAGCAGCCGCTGATCCAGTTCCGAGCAGCCGACCCTGGCAGCTGGCAGCCCTGGTTCGACAAGATCAACAACTTCCTCCGAG CATACGAGACCACAGTCCCAGAGGATCCGCCGCGTGCGCCGTGCTCGACCCAGCGCCACGACCAGCGGCTAACCTCGCCCAACTGTGAGGGGTCTCTCAGGGCATGGCACCCCTGCACCGCTGACAAGTTCTACGGGTACAACCTGGGCAAACCGTGCGTGTTCCTAAGGTTGAACCAT ATCCACTACTGGGTCCCTGAGCCGTACAACATGAGCATGCGCATGTCTCTGCCGGACGACATgcctgacaacatcaagcgggCGATG CAAATCCTGGCAAACGAACAAAGGAATCAAAATATTATG CGCCTCCCGAGTGCTCTCCACGGAGACTACGTGTGGGTGTCCTGCAATGGCGAGTTCAGCTCCGACATGGAGAACATCGGGCCGATCCAGTACATCCCGGCGCACTCACCCCCTGGTTTCCCCATCAATCGTCTCCACACCGCGGACCGCATCCcccgcgccgcgcgcgcccTGCCCGACCAGATCCCGGCGCCTCTTGTGGCTGTATACTTTGAGAATCCTCATC GTGGTGTTGTGATCAACGTGGAATGTCGTATCTGGACGCGGGACATCGTGTACGACCGGTCTAGTCGAGTCGGCAGAGCCCGATTTGAGATTTTAGTCGAATAA